The nucleotide window CCACCACGCTTCCCATCAACATCCTCACCTCCCAGCCTTTCAACCATCCTCATCACCTCTGCACCCGATTCTTCCGCCAAAAGGTTCTGAACGACCTCTAAACCTTGTTCTTGAATATCTTCGGGCATCGTGGATGAGATGATTTGCCGAAGCCAGGGATATGTAAAGATAGACATGAATGAACTTTTGGTCGGTAGATCGGCGTGAAAAAGTAAATTTTTTATTGACCATAGGGCGTTGAGAGCTAGAGGAGTGTAGGAAGAGTGGGTCAGGTGAACTATGATGGGCAGAGTATTGTCCGAGAGTATAACCTGGGTAATTTTTCAGCAGGGTTGAATGGTCGATGAAAGAAGGCTTACAGGTCTGAAAGGCGAAAAATCGGCAATGAGATTACAAATAGTGGCAGTAGCAGCAACTTCCACTGTCCAAGCAGCATCTCCCAGGACATCATCCATACCTTCTTTTGATTTGGTCTCTAGCTCCCTCTTCAGAAGCTTTACAACCTCATCTCCAACACCTTCGTCCACCATACCTGTCCTCATAACTGACACTGCACGGCTCAAAGACCGGGCAAGTTGGCAGGCTGCTGCCCTTACTCCGTAGCTTTCGTGGGTTAGGGAAGTTCTGAGTATTTTGAGGGGGGTGAGGACAATAGGACAGGAATGCAAGGAACCATCTAGTTCAGGGTAGTCCGCGATGATGCTTCGGGTGCGGTTGTAAGCCATTGCCAGAGAGGCAAGGGCTAAGAGAGAAGATTCAAGCAAGCGAGCGTATAGATCAGGTGAGAGAGTTGACTCCAGTTCAGGAAGGGAGCAAAGCTTTCCCAGGAGCTGATGAGGGATTTTGTGCTCGCAAGCCGATCGCTGAAGCAGGGGTTCATCTGATACGAGGGCAGCTATAATGCACAGAAATATTAGCCAGATACCATTACTGAGTATGTAGGACTCGCCGAGGATGAAGTTGAGCTTGACACGCTCTTCGTGATCGTCAGTCTGTAACAATCTCGTGAGGTCGTTGAGTATCTGCTCCGTGATGTCTTCATGTGGTATACGCCTAATATGATTGTCATAGTATGGCCCTTTGTCATTTTTCACAATGCTTGTTACACTTCAGTCGCCCAAGGTGAGTATTTGTAGTGCACCATCGAGGACGTCGACTCACCATCCGATAGCCGCCAAGCGAACGGTACGATGGGTACTCTTTGCAATCTCAAGAATCTGAGGAACAACAACTTCTAATTGATAATCTTCCATCGTATTGAGCTTATCATCTTTGTATGGCGGAAGCCACTGCCGTATCTCGCCGCAAATACTACAGTCGCCTTTGGCTATAGCACCCAACAAGTCGAGATATGCTTCCATCAGCTTGGGTCTGCTATGCCTATCGAACAGTTCGTTATCAGGTTTGATGATGTTGATAAGGAGATGCCTTAGCATAAAGAATGTAGACCATGGGTGCACATCAACTTCAGATCCTTGTAGTAGTGGTGCAATTGACTGGTCGGGACTTATCCACGAAACAAGAGCTTGGAGGTTTGAGGGAAGCGCGACGAGACGTGAAAAGAGTTGGTAAAGTGGGAGGACTATTTGATGGTTTGGGGAGTtgaggagagaaagaagggtGGAGAGATTGCCAGGCTACATGGTATGGCATGAGTAGGAAGGAAACGAAATGAACAGCATGACGAGCTCACTTCGAAGACGATGGTGAGAGCCGCGATGGCGTCGTTTCTCCAGTGCTTGTCTCGGGACCTATCGGCGGGTGTCTCTCGCAGAATGTTTTCCCCGACAAGGCCTGTGCCGacaaccttcttctctgcACCTACACCCCATACATGACCCCATACCATGTCAGCTGTTGCAACTAGCACATTGCGTAGTGCGCGGAGGAGTGCCGTGAGCTGTCTTTGGGCAGTGCGGTGTTGCTGAGTATGCACGAGGGGATGTatgaggtggaggaggcGTGCAGGAGTGTTGTTTGTGATGATCGGTCTGAGAGTGAGGTTGCCTACGGTTGCGATGGATGCGACGATCACTGCGGCCTCGTATACGGTGTCTGGGGAATTTGCggggtggaggaggagaatgaGATCGGTGAGGGTGGGGGTGTCCGCTGCGAGCTGCACCTTCTTCCATGTATTGCCGATGACCGAGTTCTTGAGCTGCCTGAGTGCGGGGAGATCCATCGTGGGGTACAAGCCATACAGCGCACAGAGGAGCGATGTTGCTCCCATCTTCCGTCCATCCTTCGAGGGCAGACGAATGACGACACCTCCCCGTGCCCCAGCGGGCATCTCCGTTTCCACGTGGAAACCCCGGTGGACATGCCCGATATCACGTGACTCAAAGGGCGGCGACGACTGCATTATTTTCGTATTTTTCTGAAGCAGTTGCCCGAACATCGTGCTGTACTACATACTTTGCCCACGCCATGCTTCCCCTCCGCGCGATCGCCCGTTCCAAGGCCCCTCTCGGCGCACGCACCCGTGCGtgcctcttctcctccccTTCCGCCGCGCGGCTACACCCTGCAGCGCCCGCCCCTCACACGACAGACTATTACCAGCCccttccccctcttccctcccctTTCCGCGCACAACCCCTTCTCAACCTCCCCTCCCCACTCCCAAATGACATATCTCCCCCGCCAGACTCGCCACAGGCATCTCTCTACCCTTCTACTGGTGTCATAGACTCCATCTCCATGATTTCTATATGTCTCCGACGACCAGAACATGTCCCTAGAGCATACCAAATATTCACTCAGCTCCTTCATGACTCACCAACAGGCCGAATGATAATACCAGAAGCCAAAGTGTGGGCAATGGTCATTGAGGGAGTGGCAAGTCTCGGTAGCGTCCATAGCCATGGGTCCAATGCTCCAAAATGGAGGGGAAGGGCTGCGAGATTAGTTGAGCAGTGGGGAGAGACACACGGCGCGCGAAACTCAAAAGAGCCAGCTGGTCTGGATCGTGATGGTCTGAGGGTCTATCAAGGCTGGTTCAATGGTTTGATCAAGTAGGTCTTCCCTTATCTCACGATCCAACATCAGACACATGGCGCAACAGGACTAATGCTGTTGCTAGCTCCCACTCTCCTCTGGATCCCATAATTCCTTACCTTGAACACCCTTCTCTCCCCAtttcatctcttctccaagGCCTCGAACCTTCTGCTTTACCATTAGCTTGTCAGGCGGTTATTGAAGCTGCCGAATCTCACTCTTTGCCAAGTCTCCGACAAGATGTCCTCGCTTTCCAGGGCCTTGAAAAgcaaagaagagaggaacTCGTCTCTGAAGTGATTGAGGAAGTCACGCCCGTTGCAGAAGTACGTTCAATTCATATCTGTCACACATACCTACTAACTTCCGATTTTTAGAGTGCTGGGAAATCTAGCAAACAAGCACACGTCTCTCACCGTAACGAGGCTCGGTTCGCCATCACCAACCTTCGTCAGGCGTTATCCGCCATCGACTCCTCATCTATTCCCATAAATCGCCAACGCGCGCTTGAGAATG belongs to Cryptococcus gattii WM276 chromosome I, complete sequence and includes:
- a CDS encoding BSP2 (Similar to TIGR gene model, INSD accession AAW43175.1) yields the protein MDLPALRQLKNSVIGNTWKKVQLAADTPTLTDLILLLHPANSPDTVYEAAVIVASIATVGNLTLRPIITNNTPARLLHLIHPLVHTQQHRTAQRQLTALLRALRNVLVATADMVWGHVWGVGAEKKVVGTGLVGENILRETPADRSRDKHWRNDAIAALTIVFEPGNLSTLLSLLNSPNHQIVLPLYQLFSRLVALPSNLQALVSWISPDQSIAPLLQGSEVDVHPWSTFFMLRHLLINIIKPDNELFDRHSRPKLMEAYLDLLGAIAKGDCSICGEIRQWLPPYKDDKLNTMEDYQLEVVVPQILEIAKSTHRTVRLAAIGWRIPHEDITEQILNDLTRLLQTDDHEERVKLNFILAALVSDEPLLQRSACEHKIPHQLLGKLCSLPELESTLSPDLYARLLESSLLALASLAMAYNRTRSIIADYPELDGSLHSCPIVLTPLKILRTSLTHESYGVRAAACQLARSLSRAVSVMRTGMVDEGVGDEVVKLLKRELETKSKEGMDDVLGDAAWTVEVAATATICNLIADFSPFRPVILSDNTLPIIVHLTHSSYTPLALNALWSIKNLLFHADLPTKSSFMSIFTYPWLRQIISSTMPEDIQEQGLEVVQNLLAEESGAEVMRMVERLGGEDVDGKRGGIEGFLDFLVDLLSDKGAPMCSEVRLSAMYVLVNLSLGNEKLRTALMARVELLEVLSEALNVPRDPLKIPAILTYHNLLESSAKTHRPRQNILDILEPYLLKPRLKKLSEESRNLDVVQKSIKLLDVLERERATKTVTVPSAR